In one Mycobacteroides chelonae genomic region, the following are encoded:
- a CDS encoding beta-ketoacyl-[acyl-carrier-protein] synthase family protein, with amino-acid sequence MSDVNRPRHGNRVLVTGLGVVCGLGMNWQSMWDGLVNGRSAIQAWSPPDVPNFPVGYAAPVDDQAFTALFPDFGAPMERRTRFGLAAAQQALEDAGVTNAEALGRAGVSIASEMPERESGELLSAYVDGVVDWKRVHEQQIGLDRSHAPLATGDALATEIATRSGLAGPTLNLNTACAGATHALGHGFRMIRRGETDAVIAGGAVSPLNLPIMTSLYLLGAPSTSKLYGDRLCRAFDRDRSGMVTAEGAAMVLLESESSALARGAHVYGEVAGFGSSLDAYQVTAPHPQGGGSVLAMQRALADAGVAPSEVGYVSAHGTSTPLSDAAETAAIKEVFRSGEHYRSLMVSSIKTMLGHMLAAAGAQQLIATVLSLRDGIIPPTLNLENPDPACDLDYVPGQARKADVEVAINNSLGFGGLNAALVVRRYDN; translated from the coding sequence ATGAGCGATGTGAACCGGCCCCGGCACGGCAATCGTGTATTGGTGACGGGCCTTGGCGTGGTCTGTGGCCTTGGCATGAACTGGCAGTCCATGTGGGATGGATTGGTAAACGGGCGTTCGGCAATACAGGCATGGTCGCCGCCCGATGTTCCGAACTTCCCCGTCGGCTATGCGGCACCGGTAGACGACCAAGCGTTTACCGCGTTGTTTCCCGATTTCGGTGCGCCGATGGAGAGGCGCACCCGGTTTGGCCTCGCGGCCGCGCAGCAAGCACTGGAGGACGCCGGTGTGACGAACGCTGAGGCACTGGGCCGCGCCGGTGTTTCGATCGCCTCGGAGATGCCAGAACGTGAATCAGGAGAGTTGTTGAGTGCGTACGTCGATGGCGTCGTGGACTGGAAACGCGTACACGAACAACAGATCGGCCTTGACCGGTCGCACGCGCCGTTGGCCACCGGCGATGCCTTGGCGACCGAAATCGCCACGCGCTCTGGCCTAGCTGGTCCCACGCTGAACCTCAATACGGCGTGCGCCGGAGCAACACACGCACTCGGGCACGGCTTCCGGATGATCCGGCGCGGGGAAACGGATGCCGTTATCGCCGGGGGAGCGGTTAGCCCACTGAATCTGCCGATAATGACGAGTCTGTACCTGCTCGGCGCCCCATCAACATCAAAACTCTACGGCGACCGGCTATGTCGGGCGTTTGACCGCGACCGCAGTGGGATGGTCACCGCCGAGGGGGCAGCAATGGTGCTCTTGGAGAGCGAGTCGTCGGCACTGGCGCGCGGTGCGCACGTGTACGGCGAGGTGGCGGGGTTCGGCAGCTCGCTGGACGCATATCAGGTCACCGCACCGCACCCGCAAGGAGGCGGGTCGGTTTTGGCGATGCAGCGTGCCCTCGCCGATGCTGGAGTCGCCCCGTCCGAGGTGGGTTATGTAAGTGCACACGGTACATCCACTCCGCTGAGCGACGCGGCCGAGACGGCGGCGATCAAGGAAGTGTTCCGCTCCGGTGAGCATTACCGCTCGCTCATGGTCAGCTCTATCAAGACGATGCTGGGCCACATGCTCGCCGCGGCGGGCGCCCAGCAGCTGATAGCGACGGTGCTGTCGCTGCGCGACGGAATCATCCCGCCGACGCTCAACCTGGAGAACCCCGACCCGGCCTGTGACCTTGATTATGTGCCGGGTCAGGCCCGCAAGGCCGATGTCGAGGTGGCAATCAACAACTCGCTCGGGTTCGGTGGGCTCAACGCTGCTCTGGTGGTACGCCGTTATGACAACTGA
- a CDS encoding beta-ketoacyl synthase N-terminal-like domain-containing protein, with amino-acid sequence MTGTGVVLPTGRHITPLWDAWTDGKPAISPYLDPLVSTRRITHFGHVPAEVVEQSREAVPHRQRKYGTPYTFNAVLAAQDAITEAGPGWATIDDHRRGLFVAQDNSTTPSIGTFARGLTQLGEGREIDFGAVTNELLMNGGLDPFTIIHALNNNTLALVSIVHELRGDCAALVQGESAAVTALQRAKFSLRNGHCDIALVVGAGSYNEPLTLAGHYRLGHLSKDAGGDGQLRSFDSAQDGTILSEGAVALVLERSRDATARGATPLVELCDTVVVSGSRGAGPAHVAGRYEGMLHQNGIGTEQLGAVLADGKAAPGYDTTEIELLTTLFKGSGIPVSTVRPITGTPGAAGPLVDLALAGQIFTENTLPAIAHLGDPLSDQLEFVRGGPRKQRIDSVLGTYTNFNGISSAVLAKRPDTAGAA; translated from the coding sequence GTGACGGGAACCGGCGTGGTACTGCCGACGGGTCGTCACATCACGCCCCTGTGGGATGCCTGGACTGACGGAAAACCGGCTATTTCGCCGTACCTCGATCCGCTGGTCTCCACGCGCCGGATCACGCATTTCGGCCATGTACCGGCCGAGGTCGTGGAGCAAAGCCGGGAAGCGGTGCCACACAGACAGCGGAAGTACGGCACCCCGTACACCTTCAACGCGGTATTGGCAGCTCAAGATGCGATCACCGAGGCGGGACCAGGCTGGGCGACCATCGATGATCATCGACGCGGACTATTTGTCGCACAAGACAATTCCACTACACCTAGCATCGGAACCTTCGCGCGAGGACTGACACAACTGGGTGAGGGCCGCGAAATCGATTTCGGCGCAGTGACAAACGAGCTACTCATGAACGGAGGGCTTGATCCGTTCACCATCATTCATGCCCTGAACAACAACACGCTCGCGCTGGTAAGCATCGTCCATGAGCTCCGCGGGGATTGCGCAGCGCTGGTCCAGGGCGAATCTGCGGCAGTCACCGCGCTGCAACGAGCCAAGTTCAGTCTGCGTAACGGGCATTGCGATATCGCGTTGGTGGTGGGTGCAGGCAGCTACAACGAACCACTCACGCTGGCCGGGCATTACCGCCTGGGCCATCTCAGTAAAGACGCTGGCGGCGACGGCCAGCTGCGGAGTTTCGATAGTGCGCAAGACGGAACGATCCTGAGTGAGGGCGCGGTAGCGCTGGTGTTGGAACGCTCGCGAGACGCGACCGCGCGCGGTGCCACACCGCTGGTCGAATTATGTGACACGGTTGTCGTTTCGGGCAGCCGCGGCGCCGGGCCCGCACACGTCGCTGGCCGTTATGAAGGCATGCTGCACCAGAACGGGATTGGCACAGAGCAACTCGGTGCGGTGCTGGCCGACGGCAAGGCGGCCCCCGGCTACGACACCACCGAGATCGAACTGCTCACCACCTTGTTCAAGGGCAGTGGCATACCCGTATCGACCGTTCGGCCGATAACCGGTACACCAGGTGCGGCCGGCCCGCTGGTCGATCTGGCACTCGCTGGGCAAATTTTCACCGAAAATACTCTGCCGGCAATCGCCCATCTCGGAGATCCGCTGTCTGATCAGCTCGAGTTCGTACGGGGCGGACCCCGAAAGCAGCGGATCGACTCAGTTCTGGGCACCTATACCAACTTCAACGGAATCTCCAGTGCGGTACTGGCCAAACGTCCAGACACAGCGGGCGCGGCGTGA
- a CDS encoding SDR family NAD(P)-dependent oxidoreductase encodes MSLSGKEFEGQVALVTGASRGIGRSIALALAEHGADIAVHYGNSKPAAEEVAEKISALGRRVLLCQGDIADPAVPELLADTVHAEFGRIDVLVNNAGTHGAGLLLDIAPDYLEETVATNLLGPIRMTKAVVAHMLGQRYGRIINISSVAAGKPDSGQSSYAATKGGLESFTKAIAVEFASRNIISNAVAPGVIYTDMAEITRTHVPATFERLKAQILAKDFAKPEVVANAVLYLASPHNTYITGEVLHIDGGYKMK; translated from the coding sequence GTGTCTTTGAGCGGCAAAGAGTTTGAAGGTCAGGTTGCACTGGTCACCGGGGCCTCACGCGGAATCGGACGTTCCATCGCATTGGCGCTTGCCGAACATGGGGCGGATATCGCAGTGCACTACGGAAACTCGAAACCGGCAGCAGAAGAGGTCGCCGAAAAAATATCCGCGTTGGGTAGAAGGGTCCTCCTCTGCCAGGGCGACATAGCCGATCCGGCAGTACCCGAGCTGCTAGCGGATACCGTGCACGCCGAATTCGGCCGGATCGACGTCCTTGTGAACAACGCGGGCACCCACGGAGCCGGACTGCTCCTTGACATCGCCCCGGATTATCTCGAGGAGACGGTGGCGACCAACCTCCTGGGCCCCATCCGGATGACGAAAGCTGTCGTCGCGCACATGCTGGGCCAGCGATACGGACGAATCATCAATATTTCATCCGTGGCCGCCGGCAAGCCCGATAGCGGCCAATCTAGTTATGCCGCAACCAAAGGTGGCTTGGAGTCGTTCACCAAAGCCATAGCCGTTGAGTTCGCGTCGCGAAACATCATCTCGAACGCGGTGGCGCCAGGTGTCATCTACACCGACATGGCGGAGATTACGCGTACTCATGTCCCTGCCACCTTCGAACGCTTGAAGGCCCAGATACTGGCCAAAGACTTTGCAAAGCCGGAAGTAGTTGCCAACGCCGTCTTGTACCTCGCGAGCCCCCACAACACCTACATCACGGGCGAGGTTCTGCATATCGACGGCGGATACAAGATGAAATAG
- a CDS encoding thioesterase II family protein → MRRTDELLPGNPWLRRLRDGNGATRVICFPHAGGSASYFRRLAKMLPVDTEVLAVQYPGRGNRLRERPIESVPLLAEGIASALPASDKQDVLFGHSLGGHIAFEVAQRLPVRKLVVSGIVAPSKVVDLGYRLLNEAEGIERIAALGGLPPEILNDPSALSALLPVLRSDFTAGETYTPPPDATVGCDITALIGDHDVLAPQERVSSWREHTRGNFDLQVFRGGGHFYLEDHIDEVSACLVRAFNVSPII, encoded by the coding sequence GTGCGCAGGACCGATGAGTTACTGCCTGGCAATCCTTGGCTGCGCAGGCTCCGCGACGGGAACGGTGCGACGCGGGTGATCTGTTTCCCCCATGCAGGCGGTTCCGCCAGTTACTTCAGGCGATTGGCGAAGATGCTGCCCGTCGACACCGAAGTGCTCGCCGTGCAATACCCGGGACGGGGAAATAGATTGCGCGAGCGGCCGATAGAGTCAGTGCCCCTGCTCGCAGAAGGCATCGCATCGGCCCTACCCGCTAGCGATAAGCAAGACGTACTGTTCGGTCACAGCCTCGGTGGCCATATAGCGTTCGAGGTGGCGCAGAGGCTGCCTGTTCGCAAACTTGTGGTGTCCGGGATAGTGGCACCGTCCAAGGTGGTCGATCTCGGTTATCGCCTACTCAACGAGGCCGAAGGAATCGAAAGAATAGCGGCTCTGGGTGGCCTGCCGCCCGAGATCCTCAACGACCCCTCGGCCCTCAGCGCTCTTTTACCGGTGCTGCGAAGCGATTTCACGGCCGGCGAGACATACACCCCACCGCCCGACGCGACCGTCGGTTGCGATATCACCGCGCTCATCGGTGACCACGACGTCTTGGCCCCACAGGAGCGGGTGAGTTCGTGGCGCGAACACACACGTGGCAATTTCGATCTGCAGGTATTCCGCGGCGGCGGGCATTTCTACTTGGAAGACCACATCGACGAAGTAAGCGCCTGCCTCGTTCGGGCGTTCAACGTCAGCCCAATCATTTAG
- a CDS encoding ACP S-malonyltransferase produces the protein MYNYIVTSPGQGVQKPGMLDPWLTLSAARDRIAIWSDAVKFDLVTASRDENSLRDTAVAQPVIIAAALLSLSLLREKVDISGDSALFAGHSVGELAAGVGAGYLTDEAALTLAGVRGGAMSSACALAATGMAAVMPTKRGGASDDEIVAKTHEHGLSTANRNGCNQFVVAGPLDAVEHFADAPPEGMRVMKLDVAGAFHTSAMDSAISPFADAVNSCPVSAPSSPMIGNSDGAIIAGPSDFKKRLIAQINSVVRWDLCAAAIAAAGTADTLFIELAPSGPLTRLAERLDAKFQTVAIREPGDVELLSGEFAID, from the coding sequence GTGTACAACTACATCGTCACGTCCCCCGGGCAAGGTGTGCAGAAGCCGGGCATGCTCGATCCTTGGCTAACCCTGTCCGCTGCGCGCGATCGCATCGCAATCTGGTCTGACGCGGTCAAGTTCGACTTGGTGACCGCCAGCAGAGATGAGAACTCTTTGCGGGATACCGCCGTCGCTCAGCCTGTCATCATCGCGGCGGCGCTGCTGTCACTGAGCTTGCTGCGCGAGAAAGTCGATATCTCCGGAGACAGCGCGCTGTTCGCCGGCCACTCGGTGGGCGAGCTCGCTGCTGGGGTGGGCGCGGGCTATCTGACTGATGAGGCTGCCCTGACGTTGGCCGGCGTGAGGGGTGGTGCGATGTCATCGGCATGCGCCCTCGCCGCTACCGGTATGGCCGCGGTGATGCCGACGAAAAGGGGCGGCGCGTCAGATGACGAGATTGTGGCGAAGACGCATGAACATGGCCTCTCAACGGCCAACCGTAATGGCTGCAACCAGTTCGTCGTCGCCGGCCCCCTCGACGCTGTCGAGCATTTTGCGGATGCGCCACCCGAGGGCATGCGCGTCATGAAACTGGATGTGGCGGGCGCCTTTCACACATCGGCGATGGATTCCGCGATATCACCGTTTGCGGACGCAGTGAATAGCTGTCCGGTTTCGGCTCCGTCATCTCCCATGATCGGCAATAGCGACGGAGCGATCATCGCAGGTCCATCGGACTTCAAGAAGCGGTTGATCGCCCAGATCAACTCGGTGGTCCGTTGGGACCTCTGCGCTGCCGCGATCGCCGCGGCAGGAACCGCCGACACCCTGTTCATCGAACTAGCACCGAGCGGACCGTTGACCCGTCTGGCGGAACGTTTGGACGCAAAATTTCAGACTGTCGCCATCCGCGAGCCAGGGGACGTGGAGCTGCTTTCCGGCGAGTTTGCGATTGATTAG
- a CDS encoding phthiocerol/phthiodiolone dimycocerosyl transferase family protein, with the protein MTDTRPHQDTVDAPGESIRPLSRLETYFTFGFGHFGGQSMLISGDLNIEALNDTCIEMQLRHESLRSIIRKNDQVPEFVATHQPPKSIRVFEGEDLETRSTGREAVFDQTQQLFYVDLLLGDGQARITFFVHHSIADGRHGSAILIEFWSLYVQRIEEGQFPPILTQKFPQSGEYFLNRTQYPGADPSVKADEVLRVPLWDEAALAQKLPPPREPALAKQMTLEKLGRANLARLGNIESISINALVSAALIRAHVRAGDPVPLYFYPVDLRDCVAPPVAPTEATNLLSNAWFGDVEIGPDLVTLARKIHVQFDRDLADGTIHRTRVRNEPTKLLADKSFGGAIHATQLGRIRVPRLPGNLVVDDITSSHASALGPAIYTFLYGREVSVYTIDSLNQRLRVGFLAGSYEKSDELLAYIEDELTAAIDARI; encoded by the coding sequence GTGACAGACACGCGACCGCATCAGGACACGGTGGACGCGCCTGGCGAGTCAATTCGTCCACTTAGCCGCCTGGAGACATACTTCACTTTTGGGTTTGGTCATTTCGGCGGTCAGTCAATGCTTATCTCGGGGGATTTAAATATCGAGGCGCTGAATGACACTTGTATTGAGATGCAGCTCCGCCACGAATCCCTGCGAAGCATCATCCGTAAGAATGATCAAGTCCCCGAGTTTGTGGCGACGCACCAACCGCCCAAATCGATCCGCGTATTCGAGGGAGAAGACCTTGAGACCCGGTCCACTGGGCGTGAGGCCGTATTCGATCAGACGCAGCAGCTTTTCTATGTCGATCTGCTTCTCGGGGACGGCCAGGCCCGCATAACGTTCTTCGTCCACCACTCAATCGCGGACGGCCGTCACGGATCTGCGATCCTCATCGAGTTTTGGAGCCTTTACGTTCAGCGCATCGAGGAAGGGCAGTTCCCGCCGATCCTCACCCAAAAATTCCCGCAGTCGGGGGAGTACTTCCTGAACCGCACTCAGTATCCGGGCGCGGATCCGAGTGTGAAGGCGGATGAAGTATTGCGTGTGCCGCTGTGGGATGAGGCCGCGCTTGCCCAGAAACTCCCGCCCCCTCGGGAGCCCGCGCTCGCCAAACAGATGACGTTGGAAAAACTCGGCAGAGCAAACCTCGCCCGCCTCGGCAATATCGAAAGCATCTCGATCAACGCGCTTGTATCCGCAGCTCTGATTCGTGCGCATGTCCGCGCTGGCGACCCAGTCCCACTGTATTTCTATCCGGTGGATCTTCGCGACTGTGTGGCGCCTCCGGTTGCCCCCACCGAAGCGACCAACTTGCTCTCCAACGCATGGTTCGGCGATGTTGAGATCGGCCCGGACCTCGTCACACTCGCCAGAAAGATACATGTCCAATTCGACAGGGACTTAGCGGACGGCACAATTCACCGAACGCGAGTTAGAAATGAGCCAACGAAGCTTCTCGCTGATAAGTCTTTTGGTGGCGCAATTCATGCCACTCAGCTAGGTCGAATTCGTGTTCCCCGTCTACCGGGGAATCTGGTCGTAGACGACATCACATCCAGTCATGCATCGGCATTGGGGCCAGCTATTTATACGTTCTTGTACGGTCGGGAAGTTTCGGTGTACACGATTGACTCGCTGAATCAACGACTGCGGGTGGGTTTCCTAGCCGGAAGTTACGAAAAGAGCGATGAGCTTCTTGCGTACATCGAAGACGAACTGACCGCGGCGATAGACGCTCGCATCTGA
- a CDS encoding MmpS family transport accessory protein — protein MAFHRGLGAFGRKVIRHGWLVVVIAVVASLASVSVVKVRALSAPSGPVVSPKGAPKLPSFAPKHVVYMVFGESAGTGTLTYLDVDSRPHRVDFTTLPWTHEEVTTRTSMLANLMAQSTGDQLGCRIIVNGEVRDEQVQSREQGSVACKVKSA, from the coding sequence ATGGCGTTCCATCGAGGGCTCGGTGCGTTCGGGCGCAAGGTCATCCGACACGGCTGGTTGGTCGTGGTGATAGCGGTCGTGGCCTCGCTTGCGTCCGTATCCGTGGTGAAGGTGCGCGCGCTATCTGCCCCGTCGGGGCCGGTGGTGAGTCCGAAGGGTGCACCGAAGCTCCCGTCCTTCGCTCCCAAGCACGTGGTCTACATGGTGTTCGGGGAATCCGCGGGCACAGGGACGCTCACTTACCTAGACGTCGACAGCAGACCACACCGTGTCGACTTCACGACGTTGCCTTGGACGCACGAAGAAGTGACGACCCGCACATCGATGTTGGCCAATCTCATGGCGCAGTCGACGGGGGATCAACTCGGTTGCAGGATCATCGTCAACGGCGAGGTTCGCGACGAGCAGGTCCAGAGTCGCGAGCAGGGATCGGTCGCATGCAAGGTGAAGTCGGCATGA
- a CDS encoding RND family transporter, whose translation MGNKHVGPDRGERRPFIAHAVRVLAIPIVLFWVGAAVAASLLVPKLDGVTKQHAGPMVPLDAPSQRAMLHIGEKFQESTSTSLAYILLETEGRILGDADHKYYDELIRLLDADKQHVQFIMNMWGKPITAAGSQSPDNKAAYVMLRLVGDIGEAAANESTIALRKTVQNTLERTPPPPGLKVYVSGAAPLSADLLDAGDKSMKRVLLFTVAVIIIMLVLVYRSIACVVLILLTVAFEFTVSNGIVSFFVVHNVIGISTFATSMVESLIIAAGTDYGIFLLGRYHEARNAGEDRDRAFYTTFHGVSHVILGSGLTIAGACLCLGFARLGYFNTMGPACAIAMLVTVAAALTLGPALLAIASKFGLLDPRPTRQSRGWRRVGTIVVRWPKPVLVASSAAVLVGAVFLPSYRVSYNERAFQPVNTPANAGFMASDRHFAGGKLNSEMLLIESDHDMRNPADFISLDHIAKTIFHTPGIAQVQGITRPEGRPMERASIANILAGQGSSSGQQLPFTENQVADLDNQVAVMDHTISIMQTILGLMDQMTQLTHDMVGTMEEMKALADQVEINISAVDDFLRPIKNYYYWEPHCADIPICWMGRSMFESMDSIDGMTALTAEALASMQVMDQLLPRMLTQTRMALSDMTIMRGMMVKSRGTQALNTYTAADDANDMIDIGQDFDDSRNDDLFYAPKYIFSNTDFQVALRFLVSPDGTAARFIINHDGEALSPEGVAHVNAIEKAAYEGLKGTSLAGAKIYLGGSASNYRDIEQYVKSDLLIAAIASFTLIFVIMLIITRSIIAACTIIGTVAFSFSGAFGLGVLIWQHIVGLNLHWMVLPLAFILLVAVGSDYNLLLIARMKEELHGGIQTGIIRSVGSTGGVVTAAGLVFAFTMLSMVPNDLRAISQVGSIICVGLLLDTLIVRSFIVPAIARILGPWFWWPRIVRWRPPAGTSGTVLANARNGT comes from the coding sequence GTGGGTAACAAGCATGTGGGGCCCGACCGCGGCGAAAGGCGCCCTTTCATCGCGCACGCTGTTCGGGTGCTCGCGATCCCGATCGTTCTCTTCTGGGTCGGCGCTGCCGTTGCGGCTAGCTTGTTAGTCCCCAAGCTCGACGGCGTGACAAAGCAACACGCAGGGCCGATGGTTCCTCTGGATGCGCCTTCGCAGCGCGCAATGCTGCACATTGGCGAGAAGTTTCAAGAATCGACTTCCACGAGCCTCGCCTACATCCTGCTGGAGACCGAGGGGCGAATACTGGGGGATGCCGACCACAAGTACTACGACGAGTTAATCCGTTTGCTCGACGCGGACAAGCAGCATGTTCAGTTCATCATGAACATGTGGGGTAAGCCGATCACGGCCGCGGGCAGTCAGAGCCCCGACAACAAGGCCGCCTACGTGATGCTTCGTTTGGTCGGCGATATCGGCGAGGCCGCCGCCAACGAGTCCACCATCGCGCTACGCAAGACGGTGCAAAATACCCTTGAGCGAACCCCGCCCCCACCCGGACTCAAGGTGTACGTCTCCGGGGCGGCGCCGCTGTCTGCGGACCTGCTTGACGCCGGCGACAAAAGCATGAAGCGTGTCCTGCTTTTCACGGTTGCCGTCATCATCATCATGCTTGTCTTGGTTTACCGCTCCATTGCATGCGTAGTACTGATATTACTCACCGTCGCCTTCGAATTCACGGTGTCCAACGGCATTGTTTCCTTTTTCGTGGTTCACAACGTCATCGGCATTTCGACATTCGCGACCAGCATGGTCGAGTCACTTATCATTGCAGCCGGAACAGATTACGGGATATTTCTGCTCGGCAGATATCACGAGGCACGTAATGCGGGTGAGGATCGGGACCGCGCGTTTTACACAACGTTTCACGGAGTGTCGCACGTCATTTTGGGGTCGGGGCTCACCATTGCGGGGGCGTGCCTCTGCCTTGGTTTTGCGCGGCTTGGCTACTTCAATACGATGGGGCCGGCCTGCGCCATCGCCATGTTGGTCACGGTCGCAGCGGCGTTGACGCTCGGCCCGGCTCTGCTCGCAATCGCAAGTAAATTTGGCCTTCTCGACCCGAGACCGACCCGACAGTCCCGGGGATGGCGCAGGGTAGGCACGATCGTCGTGCGCTGGCCAAAGCCAGTCCTCGTTGCCTCAAGTGCAGCAGTACTGGTGGGGGCCGTCTTTCTGCCGTCCTACCGAGTGAGCTACAACGAGCGGGCCTTCCAGCCGGTGAACACGCCAGCTAACGCCGGATTCATGGCCTCGGACCGACATTTTGCGGGCGGGAAACTGAACTCGGAAATGCTCTTGATCGAGTCCGACCACGATATGCGAAACCCTGCCGATTTCATCTCACTCGATCATATCGCCAAGACCATCTTCCACACTCCGGGGATTGCCCAAGTTCAAGGCATCACCCGGCCGGAGGGCCGTCCGATGGAGCGCGCGTCAATCGCCAACATACTGGCGGGACAAGGTAGTAGCAGCGGTCAACAGCTGCCATTTACCGAGAACCAAGTAGCAGATTTAGATAACCAAGTGGCCGTCATGGATCACACCATCTCGATCATGCAGACAATTCTTGGGCTCATGGATCAAATGACGCAACTCACCCATGACATGGTGGGGACAATGGAGGAGATGAAGGCACTCGCTGATCAGGTGGAAATAAACATCAGCGCCGTCGACGATTTCCTCAGACCTATTAAGAACTACTACTACTGGGAACCGCACTGCGCGGACATCCCCATTTGCTGGATGGGGCGGTCGATGTTCGAGTCGATGGACAGCATCGACGGGATGACGGCACTGACAGCGGAGGCGCTGGCCTCCATGCAGGTCATGGACCAGCTGCTGCCCCGCATGCTTACGCAGACACGCATGGCATTAAGTGACATGACCATCATGCGCGGGATGATGGTCAAGTCACGCGGCACCCAGGCGCTGAACACCTACACCGCGGCCGACGACGCAAACGACATGATCGATATCGGTCAGGATTTTGACGATTCTCGTAATGACGACCTCTTCTATGCGCCGAAATACATCTTCAGCAACACCGACTTCCAGGTCGCTCTCCGGTTTCTCGTTTCGCCGGACGGTACGGCGGCTAGGTTCATCATCAACCATGACGGTGAGGCACTGAGCCCCGAGGGGGTAGCCCATGTTAATGCCATCGAAAAGGCCGCCTATGAGGGGCTGAAAGGCACATCTCTCGCCGGGGCGAAGATCTACCTCGGAGGCTCGGCCTCGAATTATCGAGACATCGAACAATATGTAAAGTCCGATCTGCTGATCGCGGCTATCGCCTCGTTCACTTTGATCTTCGTCATAATGCTGATCATCACGAGGAGCATAATTGCCGCGTGCACCATTATCGGCACCGTAGCCTTCTCCTTCTCGGGAGCTTTTGGATTGGGCGTATTGATTTGGCAGCACATAGTTGGCTTGAACCTGCACTGGATGGTTCTACCTCTTGCCTTTATCCTCTTGGTCGCGGTGGGTTCGGATTATAATCTGCTGTTAATCGCACGCATGAAAGAAGAATTGCACGGCGGAATCCAGACCGGGATCATACGGTCGGTCGGGTCAACCGGTGGTGTTGTGACAGCCGCCGGTTTGGTATTCGCATTCACCATGCTGTCCATGGTGCCGAACGATCTACGCGCCATCTCGCAAGTGGGCTCGATTATCTGTGTAGGCCTTCTGCTTGACACCCTGATTGTGCGCTCGTTCATCGTCCCAGCTATCGCCAGGATTCTGGGTCCATGGTTCTGGTGGCCGCGGATCGTGCGTTGGCGCCCGCCGGCGGGTACGTCCGGCACCGTCCTCGCGAATGCCCGGAATGGAACATGA